In the genome of Mytilus edulis chromosome 14, xbMytEdul2.2, whole genome shotgun sequence, the window tgatggtagaaagaactatgggcgtcatgtggcaaatattacatgcatatcggaccatgagttgtcaatctgtatgaaaagatttccaatacaaccatattattgagaaggaatgttcacatgctctcgtactagtattacagggttcttgtgtcgttcaccttagacacacatctttttaacgatgtttaaaaaaaaagacagaaccaatttaatgtcatatatccctattttttaatataactataacaagaatacccctatttagcggacaagcagtttattctttttctgttattgaatattgaataccaagaaagaaaataaatcccgaaattaatttgaaactttgatactcaatagttttccagcaaaatattcacatcccttggggataattagtgtttgtccagtggcatatataacatgcatgtcggaacaggAAATTTTGCATAATGTACTTTCAGAACCATGTTCACATCATTATACATTATAGCCAACAATTGTGATGACAactccttcctttgttcgagaacaatcttgtTGAAATAGAAATcagtgattttactatgtccataacttcgatgaacccaaagcaagttaaatatcgacctgtatttaattcaaataagttctcttcttcttcttcgtccATCGACTTCCCATGATAACATACTGTTGTCATACGAGGACtagtttatttacaaaacttttaactcaaataaacaaaatgtatgtttctttcttatgttcaatgtaaaaatgtatataattttgaattgcaactatctatagttccgtaactttctatcaaGGCGTATAAAAGAATGGTCGATAAGTgcgtatatttttgttaaatcaatatttcttgtaCGTTTCAAACTGTCCTTCACTTTTGAGAACGAGTACTTACATTTCCccaaatttacccttggaaaaaatgtgaaaacagatttttattttatgaaatcttttttttttggaattatttagatttttataaataatattctttacaacagaaatgtaatttataaacaaGCTTATGCGTTTAATAATGAATAGTAtatcggacacgcaagacagagatttatactatacacctgatagttcaaaatggaaagtttcaAGTTATCGGTCGtatacactgatcaatacccttAGAAGTGAagcgatgcatgaacttgcaagtccgacaggaaatcgcttgaatacctgaacGGGTCACCTCACAATAcatttgggagtaatacctttagccatgctggtgatcagacaaGGGAAggtacaaatttatttaaataagtttattacataaaagaattatgaacaaattagattttcgaaaacaattttcacggaacacttattttcGCTCATTTATGACTTTGAACTATGACTTTTTCACCAATTCCCATATAAACAGTTAAAAACTACATACCTTGGTTACCAccgtatagctgacttatattaacccttaaaccaaatttcagaaatccttgtattgtagttcctgagaaaaatgtgacgaaaaattttcaacttggctattatgtgtaaaatcaaacaagtgttcggtaagggagctaccatttgatttttatgggggggggggggggggctaggaggaaatttgaaaaaaataggcaggacaggagttttgagtaaaaaaaaaaggcaggatgagacacttgcaaaaaaaaaagtcaggacgacaatttaggtaaaaaaaagtcaggatcaactaaaaaaaaaaggcaggaccgaacagagtgaaaaataaaaaggcaggacagagatcacagctaaaaaaatgcaggacaacatttttcatccttatatcactaaaattcaagcgactgtgAATTCACTAACACGTGGCTGTTGACACATTACACACAATATACTTAAAATACCTGGGGCAATTTACACTTCTGGTTTATTGTCCCTTTAACCAGCCAGTGTATCTGTGTATGATGTATTTATCTACCGTGCAAGGGTTGTGttgccagtcaaggtcgttaaatgtATCTCTAGTTTCATTGACAGACTCCCATAATATattcgaattttgaaaaaaaagaatgtggAAGGACGTAAGGACAACATTACAAATTGGACTAGTGTACAtgcaacattcaatctatttctTGTGTGACAGTTTACTGACTGTCAAACCCGtgttcaatttattattttgatatggtTCCATCATTCGAAAATAAGTTATCAAAATCTCAGTaggctaaaaaaaaaactactggaTTTTACCCACAGAGTGCAACAAACACAGGTCACGGAAATGGTCTCTACTACTTCAAACTTTGGCAATCTAAAATGAAATCTAATCAGTCAATTTCACAGTATCACAATTCCATGTAACAGAAGAAGATGGTGCcttgaagatatatatatatagctgagtaaaataaatatttttttaaacaagatatatgTAGGGAGCTCTATTTTTAACCAACCCGCGCATGAACAGATTCATTTTTTCTTGTATTTACTTCCTGAATGACACGACTctagaaatgtttgccactggacatcaatttaaaaattaaatagaatCAGACAGTCATGCTCGAGCAAATAACATTGAGAACGGAACTTTATAGCAAGATATATACTATAGTGCATGTATACAGATTGTATTTGAACACATAAGAGGGTCTTGAATATTGTCTTATAGTTGTAAGTAATTTTTCTGTAGTCTTCATATTTTCCccaattattctatattctttgttttcttggtgtctatttatttacttttttggcCCTTTGTTGTGCACTTTTTGTCCATATATATTCTCTCTTCTTCTATATAAATCCTATTCAAACCCTTATAAACATACACAATCAAAATGTTCAACTCAAAACCCCAGTTGACTTGTCATCCATGGAGTTTTTCTCAACCGTTGAGAATATAACAAATGCTAAATGAGtccgtttaaaaaaaagatgtggtgtgattgccaatgagaaaactctcgtTAAGAGACCAtatgccacagaaattaacaactatacatgtaggtcaccgtacggccttcaacaatgagcacagcccatactgcatagtcggctataaaaggagAAAAAGTCTAGGAGTCCATTActgatattacatatatatatgattaatgtATCACGTATACGTCTGATGCTTAATTGTTAGCTCTGCTGGAAGGCAAAATATTTAGCTCTTGACTGACTAGTATTTAACAACTGAAACTAGATAAGTTATGAAAATCAAGgaatctatacatgctataacagCAAATTTGAACGGAACCAAAACGCAAATTAGTAAAATAATAAGTATACAACTTTCATTCCagcattttaatattggtaattatTAATGATGTAATGCGTAAATAAGTTATCCTACACAGTGGAACAAATGGGAAGCCAAAGTACGTTAATGTCTGGATTAATCTTCTGCAAAaacaatgtcattttgtttattttatctggttaaatcttctgacatcagactcggacttctttagaactgaattttaaatgtgcttattgttatgcgtttacttttctacattggctagaggtatagggggagggttgagatctcataaacatgtttaaccccgccaaatttttccacctgtcacaagtcaggagcctctggcctttgttagtcttgtattattttaattttagtctcttgtgtacaatttggaaattagtatggcgttcattatcactgaactagtatatatttgtttaggggccagctgaaggacgccttcgggtgcgggagtttctcgctacattgaagacctgttggtgaccttctgctgctgtttttctatggtcgggttgctatctctttgacacattctccatttccattttcaattttatttcaataaactgacttaaataaaatttaagcaaGTTAAACTGTAAGCTTGCCGCCGTTGATACCCCCACCGAAATATTTCGGTTCACAGGAAGTTGTTGagaaatgaatctgaaaacgcaccaCACGGTACAACTTACTTGCATAAACCCTGTAACCAAATTGATAGATAcgaaaaaaaattacttaaataaatgtttaatgtaATGTATGACGTACTTAAAATCATCTTTGTGTAAAGAAACGTTTGAATTGGCTGATCTTTTTGTAAAGCATGCTATTTTGACGGTTACGGATTCAGACTCATTAaagatgcatttctttctaacacaaacgatgcaaacggctaagctcgcacatgttttgatcatttctttcaaacacatacgtttgcaaagtttacataaactttgacaaactatgcaaacgctaaaaatgcgtctgcagtttgtcgtttgttagtacaaacgctgcatttgtttctaacttcaacctgaTTAAACGAAGTATTTGTTTTTACGTTTGTAAAAAAGTCTgattaccaacaacatgtgcatgaaTTATTGAAAATTCAAACAGGGTCATTAAAGATTTATCAAACGATGTATGTTTCTACTCGTGTATCGTTTAGAAAACAGTAACACACgcgacacaacgtttacaaaattcttgttagaaagaaatgcggcCTAAGAAAAATCTTATTAGAATCACAAGAAGTTCTGATAGGTCGTAAAATAAACTTCCCATCACTTTATTCTTTTcacatgtcaatttaaaaaaaaaaaattcgcaaCGATGTCATAATTGAAAGCACGAGGAAGGCTGACCAAAATGTTCAACTTGCGGCTAGTGATTGACAGGTATGATTATATCTTGGGGCTCTTGTGGGGAGCATGGTGTCGGACGGAAAAAAGATTTccagtattcatatatatataaatgtcgatCTGGTGTGGAAaattgtgagtttttttttaatagcacaAAGAAAAAGACGTTAGAAGAGTAACAATGTGTAACTATAAACGAATTACTCGTTTATAATCTACGAGACTGATCAGATcgaagtttgataaaaaaaaaaaaaaaaaaaaaaaaaagcattcaatatcAAACCTTCTTGGTTGGAGAAAACATGTTCAATGTATCATGCAAATATGTcttaataaattattttgtgtatttaaattaTCTCCATTGAATACAatacaatttattaaatgtatcTATGATATCCTCCATAAATAAATATCTGTACAGGTAAAGTTAAATTCGGATCGACAGATTGATTTACGACCTTCCGCTTGTCCATGTTGTATTGCAAAAACATCACAGCAGGTGTTACTCACACTAGACAAGTGTCAAATCAGTATGACATTATGTCGGATTACGGCATCTGCAGTAATTAAGActctgtttttactgtttttacagGAACTGATTTATCTTAACATGACAATAAAGAAGAATTTTGTAAGGTGAACATATTTGTAGTATTGCAAAGTTACCACGTGCACTTTTCCTGTTCATTGGTCACATTTAAATAGATTATTCTTTATTGAACTAAATTCGATATTTAAATTGCAAGTAACTTTAATATCAAAACCACCGCTTTTTATTTCTCGACTGAAAAGGGTAATAAGACGGTTATTTTTATCTGACTGTAAACATTGTATATAATCACAACGATCTATTAATAATCGACGATTCGTTGCTCACAGATAACGGATTATACAACCATCTATTAATAACCGTCGCTCACGCATCACTGGTTCTATCACTGACTCAATACACACCAGTTTAATCGGACAAACGGATAATTCCCTGAGACATGCGGATAATTCCCTGAGACACGGAAAATCTCCGGAGAACCgcaaaatattctgtaaaacagaaaatttacgaTGAACCTCTATTTATTATCCGTTCCGCGGAGATTTGCCAAAAATCGCGGTCATTTGCCAAATAGGTCTACCAGTGTAATGGGTTGTTCATATTCGTAATGTCTGGTGAGAAATGCTATGATTTAAATGGTAGTGACAGTTGTTTGTTGAAGGGTAGGTGTACTTTTATAATATCAACGTCAAAAAAGACAaactaaatttaataaaaaaaggtACATGTAGACCTCTCTTATGATTTGTTAAAGGGTTGATTAACTTTCATAATGTCTGGATTTaggggcatacaatacagttacaggggaggtaatgctGTTTCTGAtgtaaaatggtttttttttatgaagtcaactttttttaagatttaaaactTATAGCAAACCAAAAGTATAGTTCTGTCTAAAACATGGTTGATTGGTTGATAAATAAATTGGTTTTGTGACACGATGATTAATTGAGGGGAAGGAAATCTGACTTGCTTCTGGAAACCTAGGGTTTGGTTGATAATGACCTTGCCACATGTCTTCTATTGACCTTGTAAGATCACAAGGCGCCACACTGATTTAATTTCAACATGGCTGAGTATTAATACATCCAGCACAGTTACATGGGTCCTCTTCAAAATGGGTTTATAAACTGGAAAAGAGAAGTCCATGTCACCATATTTTAATAGCACTGTAAACCTTTGAGATCTTAAACCATGAAAATCATAACcagaaataactttaaatttgaaaccaacacatatattttgaatttttttgtggTGAGGGAATTTGACAACTATTGAATGAAACCTCTTGACATTTACCTCCTTAAAATATTCTTTTGCCACAAGTTGACTTAGAATGTCAATTTGCTTCTGTTTAGTTGGCTACATATATACTCTGAAGCAAATCTTTGATAAAGAAATTTTAATTGCACTAGTACATGAAAGAAAGAGAGTGTCAGATTGATTAAACTAAATTCTAGATGCCGTTTTCATATTAgttctttaaaaatcaaatatatcgGAAGACGCGAACTTTGCCTAGAGCTTCTGTAACTAGAAAATGTCCATTTTTAGTGATAGCTAAACCCATAGGGTGCCAGAGTCCATCGCTTTTAGTCAGAAGATATTTACAGAAGGAACCATCAGGTAGAAGAACGTGAATACGATGGTTCTGGTTGTCGGCCACGAAAATATACCCGTAATCATCACAACAGATACCGTAGGGTTGAAGTATTTGATCCTGTTTTGTGCCGTAACTTCCATATTTTGCAAGGAATTTTCCGCTTGAACTGAAGATTTTAATATTTGGCGCTGCTGTGTCTGTTACTAAGATATTATCGTTATTGGTAACGGCAACACAATATGGATCTACCAGAACTTTCGAACCTTTATCATCTACTGCttcaattttctttaaaagttCCCCTGTTTTGGGATCGTGAACTGTTAATTGCAGTGTGCCACAATCTACAACTATGATATGACCTTTACTATTTGTAGTTATTCCCCTTGGATGCTTGAAATGACCAGAAATAGATGAAAGATATTGACCAGCAGCATCAAAGATTTTAACTTCATTCGTTTCATAATCCGTCACTGCAATATTTCCATTTTTAAGAACAGTTGCATCGAAAGGTGATCCTAACTTATCATCTGGCTTTCCAACGAATTCCAAAGTGAGGTTGCCATTCTTGTCAAATACCTTGACCTTTTTGTTGTCCCTGTCTACTGTGACCACCTCATCACTCTGCGTAATAGAAACTCCAGTTGGCCATACATCTTTGAAATCGTTACTTCCTTCAGCATCAAATGTTTTCACGACCTCTGGTGAATTCTTCAATGGTGGTAACATAGTGGTCACAGTCAGCTGACCATTTTCAAGAGCAGACGCAGCCTCTTTTTGACTAACAGGAACATGCTCAAGTAGAAGTTTTCCAAAGAGAAGTTTAATATTTTGTTCCATGTTTGTTCCCGTGGAGAACCCCATTTTTAGTTTTTGAGTAATTCCATCAATTTGCATATTAGCAAGTTGTGTAAGACGGAAAGTAATTTGCCGATGTAAAGCTAGGATCTCATCGCTACGTCCATGATGAAGTAGATATTGAAGATATGTCGCATTATCCTGCAAAGATTTACCAGCAATTTCAAggttattgctttttttttcaaGGTCAGCCAATTCCGCTTCACATTTTTGAGAAATGTTTGCAAGCATTTCAGATTTGTAATTGTCAATTATTTGATGTAAAGTATTTGACTGGGCTTCTAAATTTTCTGTAAGTTTTTGTTTGCTCTCTTTCAAAGAATTCTCgtaagattttaaatatttcacataGTCAGCAATGCTTGGAATACGACCTTGGATGCCCTCTAG includes:
- the LOC139503320 gene encoding tripartite motif-containing protein 2-like, which translates into the protein MTTATIMNGKVEITLAELIESKFLRCSKCNQIYQDPRILPCLHTFCKNCIEEISHDAPVTTNQENSIDRLQCPICQSFIGIPGEGAHAFPENPFLSNLLNIHEYKHPKERKCDYCSFDGKKTSAEYLCLDCNDDMCSNCSDAHRRTKITRNHSVIPFKQIQNGLYDHDMRSHQARSCTKHDDQLDFFCEICEILICPQCKNEEHDSHKSIKFDEALPRYKRHINGLLEGIQGRIPSIADYVKYLKSYENSLKESKQKLTENLEAQSNTLHQIIDNYKSEMLANISQKCEAELADLEKKSNNLEIAGKSLQDNATYLQYLLHHGRSDEILALHRQITFRLTQLANMQIDGITQKLKMGFSTGTNMEQNIKLLFGKLLLEHVPVSQKEAASALENGQLTVTTMLPPLKNSPEVVKTFDAEGSNDFKDVWPTGVSITQSDEVVTVDRDNKKVKVFDKNGNLTLEFVGKPDDKLGSPFDATVLKNGNIAVTDYETNEVKIFDAAGQYLSSISGHFKHPRGITTNSKGHIIVVDCGTLQLTVHDPKTGELLKKIEAVDDKGSKVLVDPYCVAVTNNDNILVTDTAAPNIKIFSSSGKFLAKYGSYGTKQDQILQPYGICCDDYGYIFVADNQNHRIHVLLPDGSFCKYLLTKSDGLWHPMGLAITKNGHFLVTEALGKVRVFRYI